A window from Toxoplasma gondii ME49 chromosome IX, whole genome shotgun sequence encodes these proteins:
- a CDS encoding hypothetical protein (encoded by transcript TGME49_267120), which translates to MPRRFSSIDRLSLLCPVVAFSAREQEKTGKNSDESPPPFLLDRRRTSFVVYVPLVETSCSQDFCESSASSIFSSVQRNTRLPTMARRLGQILSDIFIIRPTGLTKVQSWITYASVTYLGYIWYADGRCPFLLSKEKSREAPLSEDAAQLVKDPAEERLIRELGVTTFREWKKCGFIPDSPARTTKDASTGEKTHG; encoded by the exons ATGCCGAGGAGATTCTCTAGCATCGACCGGCTCTCCCTTTT ATGCCCTGTTGTGGCTTTTTCGGCGagggagcaggagaagaccGGGAAAAACTCGGACGAGTCTCCGCCGCCTTTCCTCTTGGATCGACGGCGAACTTCTTTCGTAGTTTACGTCCCTTTGGTGGAAACATCTTGCAGTCAAGACTTCTGCGAATCGAGTGCTTCGTCGATTTTCAGTTCTGTCCAGAGGAACACAAGGCTGCCGACAATGGCAAGACGACTCGGTCAAATTCTCAGCGACATTTTCATCATCCGGCCAACTGGATTAACT AAAGTCCAGTCTTGGATCACGTACGCCTCTGTGACCTACTTGGGGTACATATGGTACGCGGATGGGCGCTGTCCTTTCCTTTtgtcgaaggagaaaagccgAGAGGCGCCTCTTTCAGAAGACGCAGCGCAGCTTGTCAAAGACCCTGCTGAAGAACGACTGATACGCGAACTCGGCGTCACAAC CTTcagagagtggaagaagTGTGGGTTTATCCCCGACAGTCCTGCACGGACGACGAAGGACGCAAGTACTGGGGAAAAGACGCATGGTTAA
- a CDS encoding protein phosphatase 2C domain-containing protein (encoded by transcript TGME49_267100), translating to MGAYLSAADSSKETTSGVCTAMNLRWSTCSMQGWRVSMEDSHLVLYAKTCPRLAQASLGADREAPVRDSSGPKRLGLEAETPAESPPRASSGPKRLGPETETPAESPVRASSRASQPRSPSAEGPTGASASASGLLGSSALAVGPDEKIYFQWGEATMVKRLGRAQRRSSGTVGGIPVGASVEVNAEEEEKAVFRGEEEEKRKNGVCRGGAARRSFRRRRRSSAGEEEKGIAEEEDAIPEDVETGDVKLALFAVFDGHGGAHVARFAAERLPQALLAQDGFRKGHYGAALRGAYLEVDEQLREASCQEELHHLAHHPSTHRLRLEQNALVLGSNGSFSRRLNRLSGSGLVNRTFSFGGSLGEGDKRGGSETPEEAPERGVSRPASWEPNAPVREAAEKPEELADSAERARHEETAETPSEACGGSAGATAFDSESSSDGFFIPQPRSPAAGVAGGADASQRRSCPRLRLFESPEHRAPDEAPPGVFLGGDRSDSRGDAEIPGAPEEVAVAAAPAFPPAEMIAAREGTVSADRSSSSSRPGARETAHAGSLQPSRARGFRASFAGLLEAVRNSLNVGRFFRAGAGNAQNPLKSLASLAGCTAITVFVTPSWIIVGNVGDSRCVLCRGDEAVELSRDHKPQLPEERIRIYAAGGYLEMGRVNGNLNLSRALGDLVYKQDSTLPPEKQIVSAVPDVVSVHRDAARDEFLIIGCDGIWELLSSQEVVDFIRKRIEETPDLSQILQDLLDSLLSPNPAVFEYGCDNMTAILVDLKPNMRSYRSSTMDSGSQISRLHSFRRRGSSVATLAASTSRLKEADCCAEAVSSANPTSSSWSPSSASSFERHEREELPPLRKQVMCVRQVEETERETGPGGDQLKKDDASPAEAGQLRGREEGEGDAAAGETQAETDGGA from the exons ATGGGGGCGTACTTGTCCGCTGCGGACTcctcgaaggagacgacgagtGGTGTGTGTACAGCGATGAATCTCCGATGGAGCACATGCAGCATGCAGGGCTGGCGCGTCAGCATGGAGGACTCGCACTTGGTTCTCTACGCGAAGACTTGCCCTCGTCTCGCCCAAGCCTCCCTCGGCGCCGACCGCGAAGCGCCCGTCCGCGACTCTTCGGGCCCCAAGCGCCTCGGGCTCgaagcggagacacccgcggAGTCGCCCCCGCGCGCCTCTTCGGGCCCCAAGCGCCTCGGGCccgaaacggagacacccgcggAGTCGCCCGTCCGCGCCAGCTCGCGCGCCTCCCAGCCCCGGAGCCCCTCCGCCGAAGGCCCCACgggcgcctccgcctccgctTCGGGCCTTCTGGGCTCCAGCGCCCTGGCGGTGGGGCCCGACGAGAAGATCTACTTCCAGTGGGGCGAGGCGACGATGGTGAAGCGACTCGGTCGCGCCCAGAGACGCTCCAGCGGAACTGTGGGCGGCATTCCTGTCGGAGCCTCAGTGGAGGTGAACGctgaggaggaggagaaggctgtcttcagaggagaagaggaagagaaacgtaAGAACGGAGTCTGTCGAGGAGGCGCCGCGCGCAGAAGCTTCCGCCGGAGGCGCCGGTCGTCtgcaggcgaggaggagaaggggatcgcggaggaggaagacgcgatTCCGGAGGACGTCGAAACCGGAGACGTAAagctcgctctcttcgctgtaTTCGACGGCCATGGCGGCGCCCATGTGGCGAG ATTCGCGGCGGAACGCCTGCCGCAAGCCTTGCTGGCGCAGGACGGCTTTCGAAAGGGTCACTACGGCGCGGCACTGCGGGGCGCGTACTTGGAGGTCGACGAGCAGTTGCGCGAGGCTTCTTGCCAAGAAGAACTGCATCACCTCGCCCACCATCCCTCCACGCATCGCCTGAGACTGGAGCAGAACGCCCTCGTCTTGGGCTCGAACGgatccttctctcgccgcctcaATCGTCTCTCTGGAAGCGGCCTCGTCAACCGgaccttctccttcgggggcTCGCTgggcgaaggcgacaaaCGCGGCGGATCCGAAACCCCAGAAGAGGCGCCCGAACGCGGAGTCTCCCGACCCGCGAGCTGGGAGCCCAACGCGCCGGTgcgcgaggcggcggagaagcCTGAAGAGCTCGCGGACAGTGCGGAGCGCGCGAGgcacgaggagacagcggagacacccTCAGAAGCGTGTGGGGGGTCGGCGGGAGCGACGGCGTTTGATTCCGAAAGCTCCTCCGACGGCTTCTTCATACCTCAGCCGCGAAGCCCCGCAGCAGGCGTCGCCGGAGGCGCGGACGCGTCGCAGAGAAGGTCCTGCCCGCGCCTGCGCCTCTTCGAGTCTCCGGAGCACCGCGCGCCCGACGAAGCGCCTCCCGGTGTGTTTCTtggtggagacaggagcgattcgagaggagacgcagagattCCTGGGGCTCCTGAGGAGGttgctgtcgctgctgcgCCGGCCTTCCCTCCCGCAGAAATGATCGCGGCCAGAGAGGGAACAGTCTCGGCAGACCGGAGCAGCTCTTCCAGTAGGccgggagcgagagagactgcGCATGCGGGGTCTCTCCAGCCGAGCCGAGCTAGGGGCTTTCGGGCGTCCTTCGCGGGCCTCCTGGAAGCCGTGAGGAACTCTTTAAATGTGGGGAGATTCTTCAGGGCAGGTGCAGGGAACGCGCAGAATCCGTTAAAGTCACTTGCGAGTCTCGCCGGATGCACCGCCATCACTGTCTTCGTCACG CCTTCGTGGATTATCGTCGGAAATGTCGGAGATTCAAGGTGCGTGCTTTGTCGAGGCGACGAGGCGGTGGAGCTTTCACGAGATCACAAGCCTCAACTTCCTGAAGAAAGA ATTCGAATCTACGCGGCAGGGGGGTACTTGGAAATGGGTCGCGTAAACGGCAACTTGAATTTAAGTCGCGCTCTGGGGGACCTTGTCTACAAACAAGACTCGACTTTGCCACCCGAAAAACAGATCGTCTCTGCAGTCCCCGACGTCGTCAGTGTacacagagacgcggcgagagacgagTTCCTT atcATCGGCTGCGATGGCATTTGGGAACTGCTGAGCTCTCAGGAGGTAGTCGACTTCATTCGAAAGCGCATCGAG GAGACGCCGGATTTGTCTCAGATCCTGCAGGATCTCTTGGAcagtctgctgtctccgaacCCAGCCGTGTTCGAGTATGGGTGCGACAACATGACGGCGATTCTGGTCGATCTAAAACCTAATATGCGGAGCTACCGGTCGTCGACGATGGACTCAGGTTCCCAGATTTCTCGTCTGCACTCTTTTAGGCGACGAGGGAGTTCCGTCGCGACTCTCGCGGCCTCCACGTCGAGGCTGAAGGAGGCGGACTGTTGCGCAGAAGCCGTCTCTTCCGCGAATCcgacctcttcttcttggtcgccttcctctgcttcgtccttcGAGAGACACGAGCGAGAGGAGTTGCCGCCTCTGCGTAAGCAGGTGATGTGCGTACGCCaagtcgaggaaacagagcgagagacaggacctGGAGGTGACCAgctgaagaaagacgacgcgTCACCGGCGGAGGCCGGACAGCTGCGGggacgagaagagggagagggcgACGCTGCGGCTGGCGAGacgcaggcagagacagacggcggAGCGTAA